In a genomic window of Erigeron canadensis isolate Cc75 chromosome 5, C_canadensis_v1, whole genome shotgun sequence:
- the LOC122600383 gene encoding dynein light chain LC6, flagellar outer arm, whose translation MSEEGKRSPSSSVTDDRKTTASSASTRKVVIKSADMKPDMQTEAVNIAIAAFENCSVEKDVAEQIKKEFDKNHGPTWHCIVGKNFGSYVTHETNHFVYFYLESKAVLLFKSG comes from the exons ATGAGTGAAGAGGGGAAGAGATCTCCGTCGTCAAGTGTTACGGATGATCGGAAAACTACCGCATCTTCCGCCAGCACCAGAAAAGTTGTTATCAAAAGCGCCGATATGAAACCTGATATGCAAACTGAAGCCGTTAATATCGCCATTGCT GCGTTTGAGAATTGCAGTGTGGAGAAGGATGTAGCGGAACAGATTAAAAAGGAATTTGATAAGAATCACGGTCCTACGTGGCACTGTATCGTCGGCAAAAACTTCG GATCTTATGTGACTCATGAGACGAACCACTTTGTCTATTTCTATCTGGAATCGAAGGCAGTGCTGCTGTTCAAATCTGGTTGA
- the LOC122599637 gene encoding protein ENHANCED DISEASE RESISTANCE 2-like, producing MCSTTTDWKQETINGGSLKHVDLDTGSNGWASPPGSLFNLRGLNYFTKKNKSPSGPYLLQPAGVDWLRAASKLDHVLSRADNRVMNALNKNSCKKSFLIAVNLQVPGREHHSAVFYFATDEPVQPGSLLYRFVHGDDNFRNQRFKMVNRIVKGPWIVKATVGNYSACLLGKALNCHYYKGPNYLEIDVDIGSSKIATAILHLALGCVTAVTIDMGFVIEAQEDADLPERLFGAVRICQMEMSSATFVETTNAKVVVTGGHSNRVRDEDGEEDHKRVAKSK from the coding sequence ATGTGTTCCACCACCACCGACTGGAAACAAGAAACCATCAACGGCGGATCCCTCAAACACGTCGACCTCGACACCGGATCCAACGGCTGGGCTTCACCTCCGGGAAGCCTCTTCAATCTCCGTGGCCTCAATTACTTCACAAAAAAGAACAAATCCCCTTCCGGCCCCTACCTTCTCCAGCCGGCGGGAGTGGACTGGCTACGCGCCGCTTCTAAGCTCGACCACGTCCTCTCACGCGCCGACAACCGTGTCATGAACGCGCTCAATAAAAACAGTTGTAAAAAAAGTTTCCTAATAGCTGTGAATCTACAAGTTCCGGGCCGGGAGCATCATTCAGCGGTTTTTTACTTCGCAACGGATGAACCGGTTCAACCGGGTTCGTTACTCTATCGGTTTGTGCACGGGGATGATAATTTTCGAAATCAAAGGTTTAAAATGGTGAATAGGATAGTAAAAGGGCCTTGGATTGTAAAAGCAACAGTTGGAAACTATTCAGCTTGTTTGTTAGGAAAAGCACTGAATTGCCATTATTATAAAGGACCCAATTATTTGGAAATTGATGTTGATATTGGGAGTTCCAAAATTGCAACCGCCATTTTGCATTTGGCTTTAGGCTGTGTGACTGCGGTTACTATCGATATGGGGTTTGTAATCGAGGCACAAGAGGATGCGGATTTGCCGGAGAGGTTGTTTGGAGCGGTTAGGATTTGTCAAATGGAAATGTCGTCTGCTACGTTTGTTGAGACGACGAATGCGAAGGTGGTCGTGACGGGTGGACACAGTAATCGTGTTCGAGATGAAGATGGCGAGGAGGATCACAAGAGGGTTGCAAAATCAAAATGA
- the LOC122601836 gene encoding Fanconi anemia group I protein codes for MTTTTVTNHHNPPNSLTPDDIIRLAQYHTTAPLHPFLLSPTSHQTLISHLFTLPESVISTYTSSLLSLISPSLSLSTLTSSLLTSYISLFTSHKFPHNHTSYKTIHLFIPHLDTLPIPDLLSVSESILSGLDDPDDHELDDFQLLDLLPNCLNIVYNSEMHSLKPNETVNGLFDRMLDTRWSGVLIVKLVSIIREFQFVDKLRCRQFVAKVFDEMHCVEMQDLPSLVYQLLVLASKGFCKREVVQGVVVFFGSRIGVKKASANVVREVEGTVLLHVNFAVKQDPSLGQEVMGLVRSDVHVIDHFVVGLLLSIARVRRYSESSMGTLKTALCNVYKDYKFSRHCKWLPDDLKEEYLQNAILTEKAVIRAVNASNYGREHIIPSIVQLAFVLVESVEEISYKDLANTGLMGSHELGIQMLKSLFEAHDMARNEIIEQCKFRILSLKPQQSLAIIRLLGNLVQNYPYPMLEYVSHLKELLDYFGFMQSKVASHLISVLLPLIKFSDNLQDYIILVVRKAMFRQEDQIRIAAAEAIIYLVVADKQSKQNRPSAYQESSSQASSSQAHEIPSGMGGDLFKELSGLLQRCLYQQAQVKKIIYKGLLKLVLVDPLTAGAVFNFLLPQFLKFYKEDGQLGINQCIKTENAKVCIAEPLDDLLSCVSWILLLQPQTRSDVRSDSFGFSLTQDTEYQQAGGTHAGESFSSALLTIRKLLRNENLEGLLGQMRDASSAAQQGERYKYSAQILSGIIEVTLNTVATELEKATNEKKIELEKEFIDLIDLYESLGKHTSTSTHNSQYNGTRKGITQSTALELTYKNELDTTKPSKERASFLATSSIYQLFQISFELYKHDAAKSKLLHFVLNATFCQIKSLSLVAKDDTLKGLIYGDIKVLGPPLLKSIWLIMRVDPKKKETKGKKDNEDRKGLILLALMCLKELLAVHSQSPEEMKVVEDMLSSSVDALDSEGDQNDRGNGINTQSKEVFISKIVIPLVFKLLHSKLFQEVEILCDIAKMIGNTSSERSNILGIWAINKCKTSNLANPKIAKSLVTLALSCTQAPNDLVVARHMALELVKITGSPSAKPGTYGIIQRSTETVIITVILQLAESVINDMDRLSMKLKTCFTGAYKDEKHNSHFTLEDTLYQRAEAVVELISSFVVMTLKDSQAEHLLKLATKFYKNLARISKFHIAPKGCKQILPSLKCQKLVEVTCKQLTAPLYTFVDLMQQNQQDNRASKGMINKIKRENRCIPDLIYQIEDYEKYLILLSKASKINLLRHAKRSTARDFRIEYPKNISQQENGLDQEEPNEDNESTPQNDLVQDSGDGEEDASDTALAAEDSEACDEDDNAMPSTKRSRIVHDSDDE; via the exons atgaccaccaccaccgtaACCAACCACCACAATCCACCAAATTCTCTAACCCCAGACGACATAATCCGGTTAGCCCAATACCACACAACCGCCCCACTCCACCCATTCCTCTTATCCCCAACTTCTCACCAAACCCTAATTTCACATCTTTTCACCCTCCCAGAATCCGTTATCTCAACCTACACTTCCTCTTTACTCTCTCTCATCTCTCCttcactttctctctctacactcacATCCTCTCTCCTCACTTCTTATATCTCTCTTTTCACTTCCCACAAATTCCCTCACAATCACACTTCTTATAAAACCATCCATCTTTTTATCCCTCATCTCGATACTCTCCCGATTCCCGACTTATTATCCGTTTCCGAATCGATCCTTTCCGGTTTAGATGATCCTGATGATCATGAACTAGATGATTTCCAGCTTTTGGACTTGCTTCCTAACTGTTTGAATATTGTGTACAATAGTGAAATGCATAGTTTAAAACCGAATGAGACGGTTAACGGATTGTTTGATCGGATGTTGGATACGCGTTGGTCGGGTGTTTTGATAGTTAAACTTGTGTCGATAATTCGTGAGTTTCAGTTTGTTGATAaattgagatgtagacagtttGTAgctaaggtgtttgatgaaatgcatTGTGTGGAAATGCAGGATTTGCCGTCTTTGGTTTATCAGTTATTGGTTTTGGCGTCGAAAGGGTTTTGTAAACGGGAAGTGGTTCAAGGGGTGGTTGTGTTTTTCGGGAGTCGAATAGGGGTGAAAAAGGCTAGTGCGAATGTTGTTAGGGAAGTTGAAGGGACTGTTTTGTTACATGTGAATTTTGCGGTGAAGCAAGATCCTTCATTGGGACAAGAAGTTATGGGGCTTGTCAGGTCGGATGTTCATGTGATTGATCATTTTGTTGTTGGGTTGTTGTTGTCAATCGCGAGAGTTAGGAGGTACAGTGAGAGCTCAATGGGAACGCTGAAAACGGCGCTGTGCAATGTTTACAAGGATTATAAGTTCTCTAG ACATTGTAAATGGCTACCCGATGACTTAAAGGAGGAGTATCTGCAAAATGCCATATTGACAGAGAAAGCGGTGATAAGAGCT GTTAATGCGAGTAATTATGGAAGAGAGCATATCATCCCTAGCATAGTGCAGTTGGCCTTTGTGTTGGTAGAATCGGTGGAGGAGATTAGTTATAAAGACCTTGCAAATACTGGTCTTATGGGTTCTCACGAGCTAGGCATTCAGATGCTAAAAAGTTTATTTGAGGCTCATGATATGGCAAGAAATGAG ATAATCGAGCAATGTAAGTTTAGAATACTTTCTCTCAAGCCTCAGCAAAGTTTAGCTATCATAAG GTTACTTGGTAACCTAGTGCAGAACTACCCCTATCCTATGTTAGAGTACGTTTCACATTTGAAGGAATTGTTAGATTATTTTGGTTTCATGCAAAGCAAGGTTGCTTCCCATCTGATTAGCGTTTTATTGCCCCTCATCAAGTTCAGTGATAATCTTCAG GATTACATCATTTTGGTGGTGCGCAAAGCTATGTTTAGACAAGAAGATCAAATCCGCATAGCTGCAGCTGAAGccattatatatttagttgTTGCAGATAAACAATCCAAACAAAATAGACCGTCTGCTTATCAGGAGTCATCAAGTCAAGCTAGTAGTAGTCAAGCACATGAAATACCCAGTGGAATGGGCGGCGATCTTTTCAAAGAGCTCAGTGGTTTATTGCAACGATGTCTCTACCAGCAG GCTCAAGTGAAAAAGATTATATACAAGGGACTCCTAAAGCTTGTGCTGGTTGATCCATTAACTGCAGGTGcagtttttaattttctcttGCCTCAGTTTCTGAAATTCTACAAAGAA GATGGTCAACTTGGTATAAACCAGTGTATTAAGACGGAGAATGCCAAAGTTTGTATAGCAGAACCACTAGATGATCTCTTATCTTGTGTCTCATGGATTCTTTTGCTTCAGCCACAGACAAGATCTGATGTTCGTTCAGATTCTTTTGGTTTCTCGCTCACACAAGACACCGAG TATCAGCAGGCAGGAGGAACGCATGCCGGTGAGTCGTTTTCCAGTGCTTTGCTGACAATCCGTAAGCTTCTTAGAAATGAAAATCTGGAAG GCTTACTTGGTCAAATGAGAGATGCTAGCTCAGCAGCTCAACAAGGAGAGAGATACAAATATAGTGCTCAGATTTTATCAGGTATTATTGAGGTGACATTGAATACCGTTGCTACTGAATTGGAGAAGGCAACTAATGAGAAAAAGATAGAGTTGGAGAAAGAATTCATAGATCTAATTGATCTTTACGAGTCCTTGGGGAAACATACTTCCACATCCACACACAATTCACAATATAATGGTACTAGAAAAGGGATAACACAGTCTACTGCTCTTGAACTCACATACAAAAATGAATTGGACACCACAAAGCCCTCTAAAGAACGAGCTTCCTTCTTGGCAACTTCTAGTATATATCAATTGTTTCAAATATCGTTTGAACTGTACAAGCATGATGCTGCAAAGAGTAAACTCTTGCATTTCGTCTTAAACGCCACTTTTTGCCAGATAAAATCTTTGTCTTTAGTGGCAAAAGACGATACATTAAAGGGTTTGATCTATGGAGATATTAAGGTGCTAGGACCACCCTTATTGAAATCAATCTGGTTGATCATGCGGGTAGATCCAAAGAAAAAGGAAACCAAGGGGAAAAAGGACAACGAAGATAGAAAGGGTCTTATTCTCTTAGCTCTAATGTGCTTGAAGGAACTGCTAGCTGTCCATTCTCAAAGCCCAGAGGAAATGAAAGTAGTTGAAGACATGCTATCAAGTTCTGTAGATGCTCTTGATTCCGAAGGTGATCAAAATGATCGAGGGAATGGAATCAACACTCAAAGCAAAGAAGTCTTTATCTCAAAAATTGTGATACCCTTGGTTTTCAAGCTTCTTCACTCAAAGTTGTTCCAGGAGGTTGAG ATCCTGTGCGACATTGCAAAGATGATTGGGAACACGTCTAGTGAAAGAAGTAACATTCTTGGAATCTGGGCAATAAATAAGTGTAAAACTAGTAATTTGGCAAATCCAAAGATTGCCAAAAGTCTAGTCACTTTAGCACTATCATGTACCCAGGCTCCGAACGATTTGGTTGTTGCTCGACATATGGCATTGGAATTGGTCAAAATCACGGGATCGCCATCAGCGAAGCCTGGAACATATGGCATTATTCAACGCTCAACAGAAACTGTTATAATAACTGTTATTTTGCAGTTAGCAGAATCAGTTATTAATGACATGGATCGACTCAGCATGAAGTTGAAGACTTGCTTCACTGGTGCCTACAAAGATGAAAAACATAACTCTCATTTCACTTTGGAGGACACTTTATACCAGAGGGCTGAAGCTGTTGTTGAACTGATATCTTCTTTTGTCGTCATGACCCTCAAGG ATTCTCAAGCAGAACATCTACTGAAATTGGCCACCAAATTTTACAAGAACTTGGCTAGGATTTCAAAGTTCCATATTGCGCCCAAAGGTTGCAAGCAAATCTTACCTAGCCTCAAATGCCAGAAGCTTGTGGAAGTGACTTGCAAGCAGCTAACAGCCCCCTTGTACACGTTTGTGGATTTAATGCAACAG AATCAACAAGATAATAGAGCAAGTAAAGGGATGATAAACAAGATCAAAAGGGAGAATAGATGCATCCCAGATTTGATATATCAGATAGAAGACTATGAGAAGTATCTGATTCTACTTAGCAAGGCTAGCAAAATCAACTTGTTAAGGCATGCAAAACGCAGCACTGCCAGAGACTTTAGAATAGAGTATCCAAAAAATATTTCCCAGCAAGAAAATGGCCTCGACCAGGAAGAACCCAATGAGGATAACGAGTCCACACCTCAAAATGATTTGGTCCAAGACTCTGGAGATGGCGAGGAAGATGCATCAGATACCGCTTTGGCTGCAGAGGATTCTGAAGCCTGCGATGAAGATGACAACGCCATGCCCAGTACAAAGAGAAGCAGAATTGTTCATGACTCGGATGATGAGTGA